The proteins below come from a single Vibrio cyclitrophicus genomic window:
- the gcvH gene encoding glycine cleavage system protein GcvH has product MDNTLKFADSHEWVKDNGDGTVTIGISEHAQEMLGDVVFVDLPDTGDEIEAGESFSLVESVKAASDIYAPISGEIVEINEELEDSPELINEESYEGGWIVKVKMSDASELNNLKDAEEYLSSIEED; this is encoded by the coding sequence ATGGACAATACACTAAAGTTTGCAGACAGCCACGAGTGGGTAAAAGACAACGGTGACGGTACTGTGACTATCGGTATTTCTGAGCACGCTCAAGAAATGCTAGGTGACGTTGTGTTTGTTGACCTGCCTGACACTGGAGACGAAATAGAAGCTGGTGAAAGCTTCTCTCTCGTTGAATCAGTGAAAGCAGCTTCTGATATCTACGCACCAATCTCTGGCGAAATCGTAGAAATCAACGAAGAATTAGAAGATAGCCCTGAGTTAATTAACGAAGAATCTTATGAAGGTGGCTGGATTGTTAAAGTGAAGATGTCTGATGCGTCTGAACTAAACAACCTTAAAGATGCGGAAGAATACCTAAGCTCTATCGAAGAAGATTAA
- a CDS encoding serine hydroxymethyltransferase: MNAYQNHSLDSFFSTNLSGTDDAVFAGIQAENTRQNEQIELIASENIVSKAVMQAQGTCLTNKYAEGYPGRRYYGGCEHVDTVESIAIERAKQLFKCEYVNVQPHSGAQANGAVKLALLQPGDTILGMYLDAGGHLTHGARPAMSGKWFNAVQYGVDRDTLEIDYEAVRALAIESQPKMIIAGGSAIPRVIDFAKFREIADEVGAILMVDMAHIAGLIATGAHPSPLPHAHVVTTTTHKTLRGPRGGMILTNQEDINKKINSAVFPGLQGGPLMHVIAAKAVAFGEALGPEFNTYIDSVIDNAKVLAEVLQTRGCDIVTGGTDTHLMLVDLRPKGLKGNVTEEALERAGITCNKNGIPFDTEKPMITSGIRLGTPAGTSRGFGTEEFKLIGEWIGDVLDGLVESPEGNAEVEQRVRKQVKELCKRFPLYR, from the coding sequence ATGAACGCTTACCAAAACCATAGCTTAGACAGTTTTTTCTCTACAAACCTATCTGGTACTGACGACGCTGTATTTGCTGGAATCCAAGCAGAGAACACTCGTCAAAACGAACAAATCGAACTTATTGCTTCTGAGAACATCGTTTCTAAAGCAGTAATGCAAGCTCAAGGCACTTGCCTAACCAATAAATACGCGGAAGGTTATCCAGGCCGTCGTTATTACGGTGGTTGTGAGCACGTAGATACCGTTGAATCTATTGCGATTGAACGCGCTAAACAGCTGTTCAAATGTGAATACGTAAACGTGCAGCCTCACTCTGGCGCTCAAGCAAACGGAGCAGTTAAACTTGCGCTACTTCAACCTGGCGACACTATCCTAGGTATGTATCTAGACGCTGGTGGTCACCTTACACACGGTGCACGTCCTGCAATGTCGGGCAAGTGGTTCAACGCAGTACAATACGGTGTAGACCGCGATACTCTAGAAATCGATTATGAAGCGGTACGCGCTTTAGCTATCGAAAGCCAACCTAAAATGATTATTGCTGGTGGTAGTGCTATCCCACGCGTTATTGATTTTGCCAAGTTCCGTGAAATCGCTGACGAAGTTGGCGCAATCCTAATGGTAGATATGGCACACATCGCGGGCCTCATCGCAACAGGTGCTCACCCTAGCCCACTACCACACGCACACGTTGTTACTACAACAACTCACAAAACACTTCGTGGCCCACGCGGCGGTATGATTCTTACTAACCAGGAAGACATCAACAAAAAGATCAACTCTGCAGTGTTCCCTGGCCTTCAAGGCGGCCCACTAATGCACGTTATCGCGGCTAAAGCTGTGGCGTTTGGCGAAGCTCTTGGCCCAGAATTTAATACTTATATTGATTCAGTGATCGACAACGCAAAAGTTCTCGCTGAAGTGTTGCAAACTCGCGGTTGTGACATTGTGACTGGCGGTACAGACACGCACCTGATGTTGGTTGACCTTCGCCCTAAGGGCTTGAAAGGTAACGTAACTGAAGAAGCATTAGAACGTGCAGGGATCACATGTAACAAAAATGGCATACCATTCGATACAGAGAAGCCTATGATTACTTCTGGTATCCGTTTAGGTACGCCAGCTGGAACCAGTCGTGGTTTTGGCACTGAAGAATTCAAACTTATCGGTGAATGGATCGGTGATGTACTTGATGGCTTAGTTGAGAGCCCTGAAGGCAACGCTGAAGTTGAGCAACGTGTTCGCAAACAAGTTAAAGAGCTTTGCAAGCGCTTCCCTCTTTACCGTTAA
- a CDS encoding helix-turn-helix domain-containing protein, whose translation MSEDIYDEYPSLTLAKETLDQNIEPLRLGQRIKDIRSKLGITLEEASQRTGLARSTLSKIENEQISPTFQAMQKLAMGLQIDMPQLFEPPRKKVATGRRDLTKVGQGKPHPTPTYEHELLATELSNKKMMPFKSRVRARTFEEYNDWVRHDGEEFLMIISGDVMFYSEFYEPVPMSEGDSMYYDANMGHMLISTSAEDALILWVTAK comes from the coding sequence ATGTCAGAAGACATTTATGATGAGTACCCATCTTTAACGTTGGCGAAAGAAACGTTAGACCAGAATATTGAACCACTTAGGCTCGGTCAGCGTATTAAAGATATTCGCAGCAAGCTTGGGATTACGCTAGAAGAGGCGAGTCAGCGTACTGGCTTAGCTCGTTCTACGCTCAGTAAAATCGAGAACGAACAAATTTCGCCAACCTTTCAAGCTATGCAAAAATTAGCGATGGGCTTGCAAATAGATATGCCGCAACTATTTGAACCACCTAGAAAAAAAGTTGCAACAGGTCGGCGAGATTTAACTAAAGTCGGTCAGGGTAAACCTCATCCAACCCCAACATACGAGCATGAACTGCTTGCAACAGAGCTGTCTAATAAGAAGATGATGCCATTTAAGAGCCGCGTGAGAGCTCGTACTTTTGAAGAGTACAATGATTGGGTTCGTCACGACGGTGAAGAGTTCTTAATGATTATCTCCGGCGATGTGATGTTCTACTCAGAATTCTACGAACCGGTGCCTATGAGTGAAGGTGATAGCATGTATTACGATGCCAATATGGGTCACATGCTTATCTCGACTAGCGCAGAAGACGCGCTCATTTTGTGGGTGACAGCAAAATAA
- the gcvT gene encoding glycine cleavage system aminomethyltransferase GcvT: MTQEHANQDLLKTPLHALHVEEGAKMVPFAGYDMPVQYPLGVKKEHLHTRDAAGLFDVSHMGQLRLHGENAAAVLESLVPVDIIDLPSGKQRYAFFTNEQGGIMDDLMVANLGDHLFVVVNAACKTQDIDHLTAHLPADVEIEVIDDRALLALQGPKASEVLARFQPSVADMLFMDVQKVDIDGVECIVSRSGYTGEDGYEISVPNDHAEALARKLTSEAEVEWIGLGARDSLRLECGLCLYGHDLDTTTTPVEASLLWGIQKVRRTDGERAGGFPGAGIILEQIATKDVQRKRVGLVGQTKAPVREGAELFDAEDNKIGVVTSGTAGPNAGKPVSMAYVRTDLAVIGTEVFAEVRGKKLPMTVEKMPFVPQRYYRG; this comes from the coding sequence ATGACTCAAGAACACGCAAATCAAGACCTACTAAAAACACCACTGCATGCACTTCACGTTGAAGAGGGCGCAAAAATGGTTCCTTTCGCTGGCTATGACATGCCAGTTCAGTATCCATTAGGTGTAAAGAAAGAGCACTTACACACTCGTGATGCTGCCGGTCTTTTTGATGTTTCTCACATGGGGCAACTTCGTCTTCATGGTGAAAACGCAGCTGCTGTCTTAGAATCTTTGGTTCCTGTAGATATTATTGACCTTCCTTCTGGTAAGCAGCGCTACGCGTTCTTTACTAACGAGCAGGGCGGCATTATGGATGACCTGATGGTGGCAAACCTAGGTGACCACCTGTTTGTTGTCGTGAACGCAGCATGCAAGACACAAGATATCGACCACCTAACGGCGCACCTTCCAGCTGACGTGGAAATTGAAGTTATTGATGATCGCGCTTTATTAGCACTTCAAGGCCCTAAAGCGTCTGAAGTTCTTGCTCGTTTCCAACCTAGTGTTGCAGATATGCTTTTTATGGACGTTCAAAAAGTCGATATCGATGGCGTTGAATGCATCGTGAGCCGTAGTGGTTACACGGGCGAAGATGGCTACGAGATCTCTGTACCGAACGATCACGCAGAAGCGTTAGCGCGTAAGCTGACTTCAGAAGCTGAAGTTGAGTGGATCGGCCTTGGTGCTCGTGATTCACTTCGTCTTGAGTGTGGTCTTTGCCTATATGGTCACGATCTAGATACAACGACAACACCAGTAGAAGCTAGCCTTCTATGGGGTATCCAAAAAGTGCGTCGTACTGACGGTGAACGTGCTGGCGGTTTCCCTGGCGCTGGTATCATCCTTGAGCAAATCGCAACGAAAGACGTACAACGTAAGCGTGTTGGTCTTGTTGGTCAGACTAAAGCGCCAGTACGTGAAGGCGCTGAGTTGTTTGATGCTGAAGACAACAAGATTGGCGTAGTAACAAGTGGTACTGCGGGTCCTAACGCTGGTAAGCCAGTTTCTATGGCTTACGTTCGCACTGACCTAGCAGTTATCGGTACTGAAGTATTCGCTGAAGTTCGTGGTAAGAAGCTACCAATGACAGTAGAAAAAATGCCGTTTGTACCTCAGCGTTATTATCGTGGCTAA
- a CDS encoding S1 family peptidase, giving the protein MNVNHTMSPVRKAVLGLLVPLIYTSSVMATESAFEITPDAGVTPYIVNGSNASVTDFPSMASLFIDRIDYDGVYSTGPYCGATILDPTHILTAAHCIYGDENAQLFTVVVPQLEDTSLFPNGSIEKVRVSEVFYPSNYSNSLNDLLRNDVAILKLESALNIDSINDVVKRPDDETYRSSLQAFTAVGHGDTESGVDTTTLLQKASLNYVDNTTCAAAFFSGSNLTDNQICFIGDYSVFSSLYGGTCQGDSGGPVYWKDGTDYKQVGITSFGPETCGGGNITEGVTVTSVFTEIYNYESWIDSVIAGTETAKFVSTDAKRAAYAGTSSSGSSSGGSVSFGLLGMLMLLAGLRSTLSRRT; this is encoded by the coding sequence ATGAATGTGAACCATACAATGAGCCCGGTTCGTAAGGCCGTTTTAGGACTTTTAGTACCATTGATTTACACATCCAGTGTAATGGCAACGGAAAGTGCGTTCGAAATTACTCCTGATGCAGGTGTAACACCTTATATTGTGAATGGCAGTAATGCATCAGTAACTGATTTCCCTTCGATGGCGAGCTTGTTCATTGATCGTATTGATTATGACGGTGTTTACTCTACAGGGCCTTACTGTGGAGCAACAATTTTAGATCCAACGCATATCTTAACGGCAGCGCACTGTATTTACGGCGATGAGAATGCTCAGTTGTTTACGGTTGTTGTCCCTCAACTTGAAGACACTTCTTTATTTCCAAATGGAAGCATTGAGAAAGTTCGAGTATCTGAGGTGTTTTATCCTAGCAACTACTCAAATAGCTTGAATGATTTGTTACGTAATGATGTTGCCATTTTAAAACTTGAAAGTGCGCTTAATATCGATTCAATTAATGATGTTGTGAAGCGCCCAGATGACGAAACTTATCGAAGTTCCTTACAGGCTTTTACGGCTGTGGGACATGGAGATACTGAATCTGGTGTCGATACTACTACTTTATTACAAAAAGCATCGCTGAATTATGTCGATAATACGACATGTGCAGCGGCATTTTTCTCAGGTTCGAACCTAACTGATAATCAAATATGCTTTATTGGTGACTATAGCGTTTTCTCTAGCTTATATGGCGGTACTTGTCAGGGTGACTCTGGTGGGCCTGTTTACTGGAAAGATGGTACTGATTATAAACAAGTCGGTATTACAAGTTTTGGTCCTGAAACGTGTGGTGGTGGCAACATTACTGAGGGCGTTACCGTCACATCAGTATTCACTGAAATCTATAATTATGAGAGTTGGATTGATAGTGTGATTGCAGGGACTGAAACTGCTAAATTTGTTTCAACAGACGCTAAGCGCGCGGCTTATGCTGGCACTAGTTCATCTGGTTCAAGCAGTGGTGGTAGTGTTTCATTTGGATTGCTCGGGATGCTGATGTTGCTTGCAGGCTTGAGATCTACTCTATCACGCAGAACTTAA
- a CDS encoding helix-turn-helix transcriptional regulator: MSQEPIVIALIERRKQANLSQEKLAFSSGMSLKTYQRIERGEADIKMSQYRSIMRTLKVTDLDVVLDVVGASQPTEADVAAASRLLSSEERMLLIKLILSVKKQQ; the protein is encoded by the coding sequence ATGTCTCAAGAACCTATCGTGATAGCGCTGATTGAACGTAGAAAACAAGCCAATTTATCGCAAGAAAAATTAGCTTTCAGTTCTGGAATGAGTTTAAAAACGTACCAACGTATCGAGCGCGGTGAAGCGGATATCAAAATGTCTCAATATCGTTCGATTATGAGAACCTTGAAAGTAACGGATTTGGATGTCGTTCTTGATGTTGTTGGGGCATCTCAACCGACAGAGGCAGACGTAGCCGCGGCGAGTCGCTTGTTAAGCAGTGAAGAAAGAATGTTGTTAATCAAACTGATTTTGTCTGTCAAAAAGCAGCAGTAG
- the arfB gene encoding alternative ribosome rescue aminoacyl-tRNA hydrolase ArfB, translated as MLQISNSVSIQDWEIQLTAIRAQGAGGQNVNKVSSAIHLRFDINHSTLPDFYKEKLLAHKDNRITKDGVIIIKAQQYRTQEQNRDDALLRLKELILEATKVQKVRRATKPTRGSQKRRLESKKQRSTTKQLRGRVS; from the coding sequence ATGTTACAAATCTCAAACTCTGTTTCAATTCAAGACTGGGAAATTCAGTTAACTGCGATCAGAGCACAAGGAGCTGGCGGTCAAAACGTCAATAAAGTATCCAGCGCGATACACTTGCGTTTTGACATTAACCACTCAACACTACCTGATTTCTATAAAGAAAAACTGTTAGCACATAAAGATAACCGCATCACCAAAGATGGCGTGATTATCATTAAAGCTCAACAGTATAGGACTCAAGAACAAAATCGAGATGATGCCCTATTGCGTTTGAAGGAGTTGATCTTGGAGGCGACTAAAGTGCAAAAAGTCAGAAGAGCAACTAAGCCGACGCGTGGATCTCAAAAGAGACGTTTGGAAAGTAAGAAGCAAAGAAGTACAACAAAACAACTCCGAGGAAGAGTAAGTTAG
- a CDS encoding beta-phosphoglucomutase family hydrolase encodes MKIDLAAYEGLIFDMDGTLIDTMPAHVQAWQKTAEQFGFHFEASWLHSLGGMPSYKIAGEVNSKYGLSLDPQAVSTFKMASFAAIEDKGDIIPCTHSLLLEHLGSKKIAVGTGSQRKSAEQLLEKTDILNKLDILVTATDVKNHKPNPDTFLDACFGMGLKPEQCVVFEDTNLGKQAAHAANMDCILVVEGNNLEFYPAPN; translated from the coding sequence ATGAAAATAGATTTGGCTGCATATGAAGGACTAATCTTTGATATGGACGGGACGCTGATCGATACGATGCCTGCCCATGTACAAGCATGGCAAAAAACGGCAGAGCAGTTCGGCTTTCATTTTGAGGCATCTTGGCTGCACAGTTTAGGCGGGATGCCTAGCTATAAAATAGCAGGTGAAGTGAACAGTAAATATGGCTTATCGCTTGACCCACAGGCTGTATCTACTTTTAAGATGGCTTCATTTGCGGCTATTGAAGACAAAGGCGATATTATTCCTTGTACGCATTCTTTGTTGTTAGAACACTTGGGTAGTAAGAAAATCGCTGTAGGGACGGGGAGCCAACGTAAAAGTGCCGAACAATTGTTAGAGAAAACCGATATTCTAAACAAGCTTGATATTTTAGTGACCGCCACGGACGTTAAAAATCACAAGCCAAACCCAGATACATTCCTTGATGCTTGTTTTGGAATGGGTTTGAAGCCGGAACAGTGTGTTGTGTTTGAAGACACAAATCTTGGTAAGCAGGCAGCTCACGCGGCGAACATGGACTGTATTCTTGTGGTCGAAGGGAATAACTTAGAGTTTTATCCTGCGCCAAATTGA
- a CDS encoding sensor domain-containing diguanylate cyclase — protein MNTSIKKLISQFLCTLFALGLVPALYINSELDRVEAQHALNIKQSSQNQIEYSFNELAVIVDQISNSVPAIADSRTLLRAIEEPSTINRETLEDLWVMLARGQQYYSQLRYLDLEGNEVFRINYNNKKAKIVPNNKLQDKSARGYFKTLQQLKIGEVSSNGIDLEIENGEIVHPLIPALRIMTPVASGNRILGYFIANLNMLEIYDRLLYQIGTSYAVPVILNQTGHVIMGPDIEESFGHLIESRADKTYAKLYPELWRAIQDDRSSSYFDGKNWYFHSNISPKIKQFEGPIYMVLHIKNQQVNSQYQREQHSILVQTITLVVLISMISIGFVLWNINHKKNSIESQLAKAAMNGMSALVITDRNNRIIKVNQEFTRVSGYELEDVKGRQPSMFASGRYNQEFYIKMWSVIQKKGMWEGEVVNRRKDGSLITEILRIQTIKDSKGVIQFYVASFVDISKHKELEKRLRNLSEKDALAECWNRRKFDLELRDECSRVNRYPTREQSCLAILDIDHFKRINDRFGHDYGDRVIQTVAQVLQRECRETDVVARIGGEEFGIILPHTTTEEAEYVLNRLRIAVCIELDNVVTISGGITNLTNDPALNYKCADLALYEAKAAGRNNVCLFLDSEMSEIA, from the coding sequence ATGAATACGAGTATAAAAAAGCTAATCAGTCAATTTCTGTGCACCTTATTTGCGCTAGGATTAGTCCCTGCCCTCTATATTAACTCCGAGCTTGATAGGGTCGAGGCTCAGCACGCGTTAAATATTAAACAGTCTAGCCAAAATCAAATCGAATATAGCTTCAATGAGCTTGCTGTTATTGTCGATCAAATCTCAAACTCTGTTCCTGCCATTGCCGATTCACGGACACTGCTACGCGCAATTGAAGAGCCTTCAACTATCAATAGAGAAACATTAGAAGATCTTTGGGTAATGCTGGCTCGTGGCCAACAATATTACTCTCAACTTCGCTATCTCGATCTAGAGGGTAATGAAGTTTTTCGTATAAATTACAACAATAAAAAAGCAAAGATAGTTCCAAATAACAAGTTACAAGACAAATCAGCTCGTGGTTACTTTAAAACACTTCAGCAGTTAAAAATTGGAGAAGTTAGCTCTAATGGGATTGATCTGGAGATTGAAAATGGTGAGATCGTCCACCCACTGATCCCAGCACTGCGAATAATGACGCCAGTTGCTTCAGGCAACCGTATTCTCGGATATTTTATTGCCAACCTAAACATGCTTGAAATATACGACCGCCTTCTGTATCAAATCGGCACATCGTATGCTGTTCCCGTCATACTCAACCAAACGGGGCATGTCATCATGGGGCCCGATATTGAAGAATCATTTGGACACCTTATTGAGTCTCGTGCTGATAAAACTTACGCCAAGCTTTATCCAGAACTTTGGCGAGCGATTCAAGATGATCGCTCTTCAAGCTATTTTGATGGCAAAAACTGGTATTTCCATTCAAACATTAGTCCAAAAATAAAACAGTTTGAAGGGCCTATTTATATGGTTCTTCATATAAAAAATCAGCAAGTAAACAGTCAATACCAACGAGAGCAACACTCAATCCTGGTTCAGACGATTACTTTAGTTGTATTAATATCAATGATTTCAATCGGTTTCGTGCTTTGGAATATAAACCATAAAAAAAATAGTATTGAAAGCCAATTAGCCAAGGCAGCAATGAACGGTATGTCTGCATTGGTTATCACCGACAGAAACAACCGAATCATCAAGGTGAACCAAGAGTTTACTCGTGTCAGTGGCTACGAACTGGAAGATGTAAAAGGCCGCCAACCATCAATGTTTGCTTCTGGACGCTATAATCAAGAGTTTTACATTAAAATGTGGAGCGTAATTCAGAAAAAAGGCATGTGGGAAGGTGAAGTAGTCAATCGTCGCAAAGACGGGTCCTTAATTACTGAAATACTTCGAATTCAGACCATTAAAGATTCTAAAGGTGTCATCCAATTTTATGTCGCGTCTTTTGTTGATATCAGTAAACACAAAGAACTTGAGAAAAGGCTGCGAAACCTGAGTGAAAAAGATGCACTAGCAGAGTGTTGGAATCGACGTAAATTCGATCTTGAACTTCGCGATGAATGTTCCCGTGTCAACCGTTACCCAACCCGAGAGCAATCTTGCTTGGCGATCTTAGATATTGATCACTTCAAACGTATAAATGACAGGTTTGGGCACGATTACGGTGACCGCGTCATTCAAACAGTCGCTCAGGTACTACAACGTGAGTGCCGTGAAACCGATGTTGTTGCGCGCATCGGCGGTGAAGAATTTGGCATCATTCTGCCGCATACCACAACCGAAGAAGCAGAATACGTACTCAACCGTTTAAGAATCGCTGTGTGCATCGAACTGGACAACGTCGTTACCATTAGTGGTGGAATTACCAACCTAACGAACGACCCTGCCCTCAATTACAAGTGTGCTGATCTTGCCCTATACGAAGCGAAAGCTGCGGGTCGAAACAACGTATGTTTATTCCTAGACAGTGAGATGAGTGAAATCGCCTAA
- a CDS encoding formate--tetrahydrofolate ligase: MLSDIDICRSTPLKNISEVAKHAGLQNNEHQPLGQYKSKVSLTSLERLANQQDGKLVVVTAITPTPLGEGKTVTTIGLAQGLAKINQSAMACIRQPSMGPVFGVKGGAAGGGYSQVAPMEQLNLHLTGDIHAVTAAHNLASAAIDARLYHEQREGLGAFEARSGLKALDIDPNRIVWRRVLDHNDRALRMLTVGKNEAGKTINGFEREDGFDISAASELMAILALANNLQDLRKRIGRVVLAYNQHGLPLTADDFSVAGAMTVTMKDSIEPTLMQTLEGVPTLIHAGPFANIAHGNSSIIADKIALKLSDFVVTEGGFGSDMGFEKACNIKVKASNKKPDCAVVVATLRGLKANSGLYDLRPGNPLPDSIFSDDQDALIAGFENLKWHINNVKQYGVSIVIAINRFPQDSIQELNALKQMIIDFDPSVRVEISEAFGKGGEGATQLAHAVVKACQDNNEFKPLYQSEQSLEEKLMAVAEVGYGASSITLSALAKQQLEEFNKHGFNGLSVCLAKTPLSISTEAHIKGAPAHFDVPVRELKLCAGAGFIYALCGNVMTMPGLPDKPAFMSLDIDDKGDIIGLS; encoded by the coding sequence ATGCTATCTGATATTGATATTTGTCGCTCAACTCCCCTTAAAAACATCAGTGAGGTTGCCAAACACGCTGGCTTACAAAATAACGAACACCAGCCACTAGGGCAATATAAGTCAAAGGTGTCTCTAACGTCACTGGAGCGTCTCGCTAACCAACAAGATGGTAAGTTGGTTGTCGTAACAGCGATTACTCCGACGCCGCTCGGTGAAGGTAAAACCGTTACCACAATCGGACTAGCACAAGGGCTCGCTAAGATTAACCAATCGGCAATGGCCTGTATTCGTCAGCCTTCAATGGGTCCAGTATTCGGCGTTAAAGGCGGTGCTGCAGGCGGTGGATATTCTCAAGTAGCCCCAATGGAACAATTAAACCTGCATCTGACTGGCGATATTCATGCTGTAACAGCTGCTCACAACCTCGCATCTGCCGCGATTGACGCACGTTTGTATCACGAACAACGTGAAGGTTTAGGAGCTTTTGAAGCGCGCTCTGGCTTAAAAGCCTTAGATATCGATCCCAACAGAATCGTGTGGCGTCGTGTGCTCGATCACAATGACCGCGCACTTCGTATGCTCACCGTTGGAAAAAATGAAGCCGGTAAAACGATTAATGGCTTTGAGCGTGAAGACGGATTTGATATCTCAGCAGCTTCAGAGTTAATGGCAATACTCGCATTGGCGAATAACCTTCAAGACTTGCGTAAACGTATCGGTCGAGTGGTACTTGCGTATAACCAGCACGGCTTACCGCTAACGGCAGATGACTTCAGCGTTGCAGGGGCGATGACCGTAACAATGAAAGATTCTATCGAGCCTACATTGATGCAAACCCTTGAAGGCGTTCCTACGTTAATTCACGCTGGGCCATTCGCAAACATTGCACATGGCAACTCATCCATCATTGCCGATAAAATAGCATTGAAGCTTAGTGACTTTGTTGTAACTGAAGGTGGGTTCGGCTCAGATATGGGCTTTGAAAAAGCGTGCAACATAAAAGTGAAGGCGTCGAACAAGAAACCTGACTGCGCAGTTGTCGTTGCAACATTACGCGGCTTAAAGGCGAACTCTGGATTATACGATTTAAGACCAGGGAATCCCTTACCAGATTCAATTTTTAGTGATGACCAAGACGCGCTGATAGCAGGCTTTGAAAACCTTAAATGGCATATCAACAATGTCAAACAGTACGGTGTATCTATTGTTATTGCAATCAACCGCTTCCCACAAGACTCAATTCAAGAGCTAAACGCTTTAAAACAGATGATCATCGATTTTGACCCAAGTGTTCGCGTTGAAATAAGCGAAGCATTTGGCAAAGGCGGTGAAGGTGCCACTCAACTAGCGCATGCCGTCGTAAAAGCTTGCCAAGATAACAATGAGTTCAAGCCGTTGTATCAATCTGAACAGAGTTTGGAAGAGAAACTGATGGCAGTTGCTGAAGTTGGCTACGGGGCATCAAGCATTACATTATCAGCTCTTGCGAAACAACAGCTTGAGGAATTTAACAAACACGGCTTTAACGGCCTATCGGTTTGCTTGGCAAAAACGCCGTTGTCTATCTCGACAGAAGCACACATAAAAGGAGCGCCGGCTCATTTTGACGTTCCTGTTAGAGAATTAAAACTGTGTGCTGGTGCGGGCTTTATTTATGCTTTGTGTGGCAATGTGATGACCATGCCTGGGTTACCTGATAAACCTGCATTTATGTCGTTGGATATTGATGACAAAGGGGACATCATCGGGTTAAGTTAA